The following are encoded together in the Kribbella sp. CA-293567 genome:
- a CDS encoding TatD family hydrolase, with amino-acid sequence MSTDGVEVERPTRERAAIGEDGRSRDRSRPAVPDPLPMSVVDAHCHLDIADGEDGNWLAAAEAIKLAGSVGVTRIVQVGCDLPGAVWAVEAAEQYPNLIAGIALHPNEAPKLQAAGRLDSALAEIERLTTSSAKVRVIGETGLDYFRTGEDGRAAQHESFAAHIDLAKRLDKTLMIHDRDAHDDILKILDREGVPDRLVMHCFSGDTEFARECVNRGAFLSFAGVITFKNAQSLRDALAVTPLDRVLVETDAPYLTPSPHRGQPNASYLIPHTVRKMAGVLNISVAELCQALSDNSDRAFGGSW; translated from the coding sequence ATGTCTACCGACGGTGTGGAGGTCGAACGCCCGACGCGGGAACGTGCTGCCATCGGGGAGGACGGCCGGTCCCGCGACCGCAGCCGGCCCGCGGTGCCGGATCCGTTGCCGATGAGCGTGGTCGACGCGCACTGCCATCTGGACATCGCCGACGGCGAGGACGGCAACTGGCTGGCGGCCGCCGAGGCGATCAAGCTGGCCGGATCGGTCGGCGTCACCCGGATCGTCCAGGTCGGCTGTGACCTGCCCGGCGCGGTCTGGGCGGTGGAGGCCGCCGAGCAGTACCCGAACCTGATCGCGGGGATCGCCCTGCACCCGAACGAGGCGCCGAAGCTGCAGGCCGCCGGCCGGCTGGACAGCGCGCTGGCCGAGATCGAGCGGCTGACCACCTCGTCGGCCAAGGTCCGGGTGATCGGTGAGACCGGGCTGGACTACTTCCGCACCGGGGAGGACGGGCGGGCCGCGCAGCACGAGTCGTTCGCGGCGCACATCGACCTGGCCAAGCGGCTCGACAAGACGCTGATGATCCACGACCGGGACGCGCACGACGACATCCTGAAGATCCTGGACCGCGAAGGCGTGCCGGACCGGCTGGTGATGCACTGCTTCTCCGGCGACACCGAGTTCGCCCGCGAATGCGTCAACCGGGGTGCGTTCCTGAGCTTCGCCGGCGTGATCACCTTCAAGAACGCGCAGTCGCTGCGGGACGCGCTGGCCGTGACGCCGCTGGACCGGGTGCTGGTGGAGACGGACGCGCCGTACCTGACGCCCTCACCGCATCGCGGGCAGCCGAACGCGTCGTACCTGATCCCGCACACGGTCCGGAAGATGGCCGGGGTGCTGAACATTTCTGTCGCCGAGCTGTGCCAGGCGCTGTCGGACAACTCCGACCGCGCTTTCGGGGGGTCCTGGTAA
- a CDS encoding nitroreductase family protein, whose amino-acid sequence MEFSEVVRRRRMVRNYDPDRPVPAEIRERILENGLRAPSGGFSQGWAFLTLEGDDRERYWGIAAANPDQKYVEWITGLRRAPLLIFAFAHKDAYLDRYTEPDKGWTDRDEKHWTAPYWYIDTGMAALLMLQTVVDEGLGACLFGPPADKVAELKHEFGVPDGFDPIGVISIGYRAPDKRSPSLKRGRRSTAEVVHRGQWGRHQP is encoded by the coding sequence ATGGAGTTCAGTGAGGTCGTCCGCCGGCGCCGGATGGTTCGCAACTACGACCCGGACCGGCCGGTGCCGGCGGAGATCCGCGAGCGGATCCTGGAGAACGGGCTGCGGGCGCCGTCGGGCGGGTTCAGCCAGGGCTGGGCGTTCCTGACCCTGGAGGGCGACGACCGGGAGCGGTACTGGGGAATCGCGGCCGCGAATCCGGACCAGAAGTATGTGGAGTGGATCACAGGGTTGCGGCGGGCGCCGCTGCTGATCTTCGCCTTCGCGCACAAGGACGCGTACCTCGACCGGTACACCGAACCGGACAAGGGCTGGACCGACCGCGACGAGAAGCACTGGACGGCGCCGTACTGGTACATCGACACCGGGATGGCGGCCCTGCTGATGTTGCAGACAGTGGTCGACGAAGGCTTGGGTGCTTGCCTTTTCGGGCCGCCGGCGGACAAGGTTGCCGAGCTCAAGCACGAGTTCGGCGTACCGGACGGGTTCGACCCGATCGGGGTCATCTCGATCGGCTACCGGGCCCCGGACAAACGGTCGCCGTCGCTCAAGCGCGGACGTCGCAGTACTGCCGAAGTGGTGCACCGCGGGCAGTGGGGTCGTCACCAGCCGTGA
- a CDS encoding resuscitation-promoting factor — MRKSIIAAVGATAVFAVVGGSVAYATKSKTVSVSIDGQVQKVHTFGSTVGDALKAEKITVSERDVVAPALDAKLQDGQEIAVQYGRQLTVTADGSKKTFWTTADDLTEAMTDLGLRYEGAVFSTSRSAPIGREGLELTVRTPKTLQIVRAGKAVAVKSMAATVGEALTSAKIPFDADDRIVPAAATALKPGSLTKVVVVKVDTRTITEKQAIAFGKKETKDAKLEEGETKTTAKGVAGSKSIKYLVTYLDGKLSSKKLVSSEVVTKPVDELVTVGTKPKPEEPADEPATDDEPPATGNAGAWDRIAACESGGNWKANTGNGYYGGLQFGHGTWAAYGGTAYAENAHQASKAQQIAIAEKVRAARGGYGDWPHCGKKA; from the coding sequence GTGCGTAAGTCCATCATCGCGGCCGTGGGCGCCACGGCTGTGTTTGCCGTCGTGGGCGGCTCTGTGGCCTATGCGACCAAGAGCAAGACCGTCAGCGTCTCCATCGACGGGCAGGTGCAGAAGGTGCATACCTTCGGCTCCACCGTCGGAGACGCCCTGAAGGCGGAGAAGATCACCGTTTCCGAGCGAGACGTGGTCGCCCCCGCACTCGACGCCAAGCTGCAGGACGGGCAGGAGATCGCGGTGCAGTACGGCCGCCAGCTCACCGTCACCGCGGATGGCTCGAAGAAGACTTTCTGGACCACGGCCGACGACCTCACCGAGGCGATGACCGACCTCGGCCTGCGGTACGAGGGCGCGGTCTTCTCCACCAGCCGGAGCGCCCCGATCGGGCGCGAAGGCCTGGAGCTGACCGTCCGCACCCCGAAGACGCTGCAGATCGTCCGCGCGGGCAAGGCCGTCGCGGTGAAGTCGATGGCGGCGACCGTGGGCGAGGCGCTGACCAGCGCCAAGATCCCGTTCGACGCCGACGACCGGATCGTCCCGGCCGCGGCCACCGCACTGAAGCCGGGCAGCCTGACCAAGGTCGTCGTGGTCAAGGTCGACACCCGCACGATCACCGAGAAGCAGGCGATCGCGTTCGGGAAGAAGGAGACCAAGGACGCCAAGCTCGAAGAGGGCGAGACCAAGACGACCGCCAAGGGCGTCGCGGGCTCCAAGTCGATCAAGTACCTGGTCACCTACCTGGACGGCAAGCTGTCGAGCAAGAAGCTCGTCTCCAGCGAGGTCGTCACCAAGCCCGTCGACGAGCTCGTCACGGTCGGCACCAAGCCGAAGCCGGAAGAGCCTGCCGACGAGCCCGCCACCGATGACGAGCCCCCGGCCACCGGCAACGCCGGCGCCTGGGACCGGATCGCCGCCTGTGAGTCGGGCGGCAACTGGAAGGCCAACACCGGCAACGGGTACTACGGCGGCCTGCAGTTCGGTCACGGCACCTGGGCCGCCTACGGCGGAACGGCGTACGCCGAGAACGCTCACCAGGCGTCCAAGGCGCAGCAGATCGCGATCGCCGAGAAGGTGCGCGCGGCCCGCGGCGGCTACGGTGACTGGCCCCACTGTGGCAAGAAGGCCTGA
- the rsmA gene encoding 16S rRNA (adenine(1518)-N(6)/adenine(1519)-N(6))-dimethyltransferase RsmA, which translates to MTSADSSTSAGPRLLGPAEVRSLAARLGVRPTKQRGQNFVIDPNTVRRIVRAAELSEDGETVLEVGPGLGSLTLALLAEGHRVTAVEIDSVLAEALPATIAEYAPNQAAALTVVEADAMTVVPAQIGSPDACVANLPYNVAVPVLLHLLAIAPSLRHGLVMVQSEVADRLAAPPGSRTYGIPSAKAAWYADVRRAGPIGRNVFWPAPNVDSGLVAFTRHEPPVTAAPREEVFAVIDAAFSQRRKTVRSALARWMPDRERLDAALATAGVDPSLRGEMLGIEEFAAIAGAGH; encoded by the coding sequence GTGACCAGCGCTGATTCGTCCACTTCCGCCGGACCGAGACTTCTCGGTCCGGCGGAAGTGCGTTCACTGGCTGCCCGGCTCGGGGTTCGCCCGACCAAGCAGCGCGGCCAGAACTTCGTCATCGACCCGAACACGGTCCGCCGGATCGTCCGGGCCGCGGAGCTGTCCGAGGACGGGGAGACGGTGCTGGAGGTCGGGCCCGGTCTCGGCTCCCTGACGCTGGCACTGCTTGCCGAGGGCCACCGAGTCACGGCGGTCGAGATCGACTCGGTGCTGGCGGAAGCGCTGCCGGCCACCATCGCGGAGTACGCGCCGAACCAGGCCGCCGCGCTGACCGTGGTCGAGGCGGACGCGATGACCGTCGTACCGGCTCAGATCGGCTCTCCTGACGCCTGTGTGGCCAACCTGCCCTACAACGTCGCCGTACCGGTCCTGCTGCACCTGCTGGCCATCGCGCCGTCGCTGCGGCACGGGCTGGTGATGGTCCAGTCCGAGGTGGCCGACCGGTTGGCCGCGCCGCCCGGTTCGCGCACGTACGGCATTCCGTCGGCCAAGGCCGCCTGGTACGCCGACGTACGCCGCGCCGGCCCGATCGGCCGCAACGTCTTCTGGCCCGCGCCGAACGTCGACTCCGGCCTGGTCGCCTTCACCCGCCACGAGCCGCCGGTGACCGCGGCCCCGCGGGAAGAGGTCTTCGCGGTGATCGATGCTGCGTTCTCGCAGCGCCGCAAGACCGTCCGCTCGGCCCTGGCCCGCTGGATGCCGGACCGCGAGCGGCTGGATGCCGCCCTGGCCACCGCTGGGGTCGACCCGTCCCTGCGCGGCGAGATGCTCGGCATCGAGGAGTTCGCCGCGATCGCCGGTGCGGGGCACTAG
- a CDS encoding 4-(cytidine 5'-diphospho)-2-C-methyl-D-erythritol kinase — MSAHQVTVRSPAKINLGLSVGPPRPDGFHPLATVYQAVALYDDVTATLRDDAEITVEVLGDFAADVPTDSSNLAVRAARTLQTEYDVEEGVDLTIRKTIPVAGGMAGGSTDAAATLVACNRLWGLGLAQPELERIAADLGSDVPFCLVGHTALGRGRGELVTEVMSRGTFHWVFAIAEGGLSTPAVYQELDRLRPLRRVEPPEVHPELLTALLSGSAAALAVALSNDMQAAALSLRPELADTLQFGLDQGALAAMISGSGPTCLFLAGDSRRAVDLAVELAESGLCRMVRQAEGPVPGARILPSSVSR; from the coding sequence GTGTCAGCTCATCAGGTGACGGTCCGGTCGCCGGCCAAGATCAATCTCGGTCTGTCCGTCGGCCCGCCGCGCCCGGACGGCTTCCATCCGCTCGCGACCGTCTACCAGGCCGTTGCCCTGTACGACGATGTGACCGCGACCCTGCGCGACGACGCCGAGATCACCGTCGAGGTGCTCGGCGACTTCGCGGCCGACGTACCGACCGACAGTTCGAACCTCGCCGTCCGGGCGGCGCGGACGCTGCAGACGGAGTACGACGTCGAAGAGGGCGTCGACCTCACGATCCGCAAGACGATCCCGGTCGCCGGTGGAATGGCCGGCGGCTCGACCGACGCGGCCGCGACGCTGGTCGCCTGCAACCGGCTGTGGGGACTCGGGTTGGCGCAGCCGGAGCTGGAACGCATCGCGGCCGACCTGGGCAGCGACGTACCGTTCTGCCTGGTCGGCCACACCGCGCTCGGCCGCGGCCGCGGCGAACTGGTCACCGAGGTGATGTCGCGCGGCACGTTCCACTGGGTCTTCGCGATCGCCGAAGGCGGCCTGTCCACTCCCGCGGTGTACCAGGAACTCGACCGCCTGCGCCCGCTCCGCCGGGTCGAGCCGCCAGAGGTCCACCCCGAACTCCTCACCGCCCTCCTCTCCGGCAGCGCCGCCGCGCTGGCAGTTGCCCTGAGCAACGACATGCAGGCCGCCGCGCTGTCCCTGCGCCCCGAACTGGCCGACACCCTGCAGTTCGGCCTCGACCAAGGCGCCCTCGCCGCGATGATCTCCGGCTCGGGGCCGACCTGCCTCTTCCTCGCCGGCGACAGCCGCCGAGCCGTCGACCTCGCTGTGGAGCTGGCCGAATCGGGCCTGTGCCGGATGGTGCGTCAGGCCGAAGGGCCAGTACCTGGGGCTCGGATTCTGCCGAGTTCTGTCAGTCGCTGA
- a CDS encoding helix-turn-helix domain-containing protein, which produces MVRLPLTPAEVERGQRLGSLLRRARGDRSMLETALDAGVSPETLRKIETGRVATPAFPTIAAIADVLGLSLDAVWSEINPREPDVEPTRPSSEQLAS; this is translated from the coding sequence ATGGTCAGACTGCCGCTCACCCCCGCGGAGGTCGAGCGCGGACAACGCCTCGGCTCCCTGCTGCGTCGCGCCCGCGGTGACCGCTCGATGCTCGAGACAGCCCTCGACGCCGGCGTCTCCCCCGAAACCCTCCGCAAGATCGAGACCGGCCGGGTAGCAACCCCCGCCTTCCCGACCATCGCCGCCATCGCCGACGTCCTCGGCCTCTCCCTGGATGCCGTGTGGAGCGAGATCAACCCGCGGGAACCGGATGTCGAACCGACCCGCCCTTCCAGCGAGCAATTGGCTTCTTAG
- the map gene encoding type I methionyl aminopeptidase yields the protein MIEILNPTEVSRAKETGALVATILQTLKSRSTVGTNLLEIDQWAKAMILEAGAQSCYVDYAPSFGRGPFGHYICTGVNDAVLHGLPHDYALADGDLLSLDLAVLLDGVAADSAISFIVGESKPAESVALIDATERALAAGIAAARPGARIGDLSHAIGTVLSAAGYSINTEFGGHGIGSTMHQDPHVSNTGRAGRGYKLRPGLLLALEPWVMVDTAELVTDDDGWTLRSVTGCRTAHSEHTIAITDTGAEILTLPKQ from the coding sequence ATGATCGAGATCCTGAACCCCACCGAAGTGAGCCGGGCCAAAGAGACCGGCGCGCTGGTCGCCACCATCCTGCAGACGCTGAAGAGCCGCAGTACGGTCGGCACGAACCTGCTGGAGATCGACCAGTGGGCCAAGGCCATGATCCTCGAAGCGGGCGCGCAGTCCTGCTACGTCGACTATGCGCCGTCCTTCGGGCGCGGGCCGTTCGGCCACTACATCTGTACGGGCGTGAACGACGCCGTGCTGCACGGGCTCCCGCACGACTACGCCCTGGCCGACGGCGACCTGTTGTCGCTCGACCTCGCCGTCCTGCTGGACGGAGTCGCCGCGGACTCGGCGATCAGCTTCATCGTGGGCGAGTCGAAGCCCGCCGAGAGCGTTGCGCTGATCGACGCGACCGAACGCGCCCTGGCGGCCGGCATCGCCGCTGCCCGCCCGGGAGCTCGCATCGGCGATCTCTCCCACGCGATCGGCACCGTCCTCAGCGCCGCGGGGTACTCGATCAACACCGAGTTCGGCGGCCACGGCATCGGCTCGACCATGCACCAGGACCCGCACGTCTCGAACACCGGCCGCGCCGGCCGCGGCTACAAACTGCGCCCCGGCCTCCTGCTCGCGCTGGAGCCCTGGGTGATGGTGGACACCGCGGAGCTGGTCACGGACGACGACGGCTGGACGCTCCGCAGCGTTACCGGCTGCCGAACCGCCCACAGCGAGCACACCATCGCGATCACCGACACCGGAGCCGAGATTCTCACCTTGCCGAAGCAGTAA
- a CDS encoding XRE family transcriptional regulator, with amino-acid sequence MEFGALLHRHRRAGGLTQEQLAAKAGVSLAAIGALERGVRRYPRRATVDALAYALGLGAEEREIFATAARRRGGGGAGVANGPAGSVDGGADTGPVGGQSIALADAPARSPQQLPLADLGFTGRVADLEALRAALRDDAGPAVAAVTGMGGVGKTTLAVRAAHDAAEQYPDGQVYLDLQGYSSDDPVAPIEALDYLLRSFGLSGQEIPLRVDQAAARLRTLLADRRALILLDNARNAAQVAPLLPGTGRSAVLVTSRHDLSGLPGARVVRLGLLSRAEGLELLRATVGSPRVDAEPESAELILDACGLLPLALRIAAGRLAARLTWPLAHLAGLLQDERHRLDQLETHEVGVRAGFDVSIDDLLASDSARDRRAAAAFALFGVPEVQDLTVEIVARLLDSDLYTATDALEDLCDLHLLESLAPGRYRLHDLLRVYAKDRAQSTISAPDRAAAITRVVDLHASAAWQALEHAFPNAGRLPWFRSRTPVALGGPQYEDMSSALSWLNGQRPHLVALITQAARTDGVPAVSILRLAIGLHTFYATRGHWLDCLKIYRTALAVAGDDPYAEGFLRNDLGLVLFDLAKAGAGPVDDCVAELQHSLRLFDELAEYRGSAMALANLSHVLDLLGEYQEAIHCGEHALRTYQKLDDPLGEALAYFNIGNSEGKLGRAAAQRAAYDRSIALSIDHRSDHHLAIALLGSGVAYRETGDLPAAIDQLGQAVSKFRALNDQVQLAESLDELGTTHHLLGDRQTAIAHHEEALAISTQYDDGRRRTLILEHLARGD; translated from the coding sequence ATGGAGTTCGGGGCTCTGCTCCACCGGCACCGCAGGGCCGGCGGGCTGACTCAGGAGCAGCTGGCCGCCAAGGCGGGGGTGAGCCTGGCCGCCATCGGCGCGCTCGAGCGAGGGGTTCGCCGCTATCCCCGGCGGGCGACCGTCGATGCGCTCGCGTACGCACTCGGGTTGGGCGCGGAGGAGCGGGAGATCTTCGCGACTGCCGCCCGGCGACGGGGTGGAGGTGGGGCGGGCGTTGCCAATGGGCCCGCCGGGTCGGTGGATGGCGGGGCGGATACCGGACCGGTCGGCGGGCAGAGCATCGCTTTGGCCGACGCTCCGGCGCGGAGTCCGCAGCAGTTGCCGCTGGCTGACCTCGGGTTCACGGGACGGGTCGCGGATCTCGAAGCCTTGCGGGCGGCGCTCAGGGACGATGCCGGGCCGGCGGTTGCGGCGGTGACAGGGATGGGTGGGGTGGGAAAGACGACGCTCGCCGTACGGGCGGCACATGATGCTGCCGAGCAGTATCCGGACGGGCAGGTGTATCTCGATCTGCAGGGCTACAGCTCCGACGATCCGGTCGCGCCGATCGAGGCGCTGGACTATCTGCTGCGATCCTTCGGTCTGTCCGGTCAGGAGATCCCGCTTCGCGTGGACCAAGCGGCCGCACGACTCAGGACGCTGCTCGCCGACCGCCGGGCCCTCATCCTGCTCGACAACGCCCGCAACGCTGCCCAGGTCGCGCCGCTCCTGCCCGGCACGGGTCGCTCAGCCGTTCTCGTCACCAGCCGCCACGACCTCTCCGGCCTTCCAGGCGCACGCGTGGTCAGGCTCGGTCTGCTGTCCCGCGCCGAAGGACTGGAGCTGCTCCGCGCGACCGTCGGCAGCCCCCGTGTCGACGCCGAGCCCGAGTCCGCCGAACTGATCCTGGATGCCTGCGGCCTGCTTCCCCTCGCCCTGCGCATCGCGGCCGGCCGGCTCGCCGCCAGACTTACCTGGCCGCTCGCCCATCTCGCCGGTCTGCTGCAGGACGAGCGTCATCGACTCGATCAGCTGGAGACCCACGAGGTCGGCGTACGGGCCGGCTTCGACGTCTCGATCGACGATCTGCTGGCCAGCGACAGTGCGCGGGATCGTCGGGCCGCGGCGGCGTTCGCGCTGTTCGGCGTACCGGAGGTGCAGGACCTGACCGTCGAGATCGTGGCCAGGCTGCTCGACTCCGACCTGTACACGGCGACCGATGCGCTCGAAGATCTCTGCGATCTGCATCTGCTGGAGTCGCTGGCGCCCGGTCGGTACCGGCTGCACGACCTGTTGCGGGTTTATGCGAAGGATCGCGCGCAGTCGACCATCTCCGCGCCGGACCGGGCCGCGGCCATCACCCGGGTTGTCGATCTGCATGCCTCCGCGGCCTGGCAGGCGCTCGAACATGCCTTTCCGAACGCGGGCCGGCTGCCATGGTTCCGGTCCCGTACGCCGGTCGCGCTCGGCGGACCGCAGTACGAGGACATGAGCTCGGCACTCAGCTGGCTCAACGGGCAGCGCCCGCATCTGGTCGCCCTGATCACCCAGGCCGCGCGGACCGACGGCGTCCCCGCCGTGTCGATCCTGCGGCTGGCGATCGGCCTGCACACCTTCTACGCGACGCGCGGCCATTGGCTGGACTGCCTCAAGATCTACCGTACGGCGCTCGCGGTGGCCGGCGACGACCCGTACGCCGAAGGTTTCCTGCGCAACGATCTCGGCCTGGTGCTCTTCGACCTGGCCAAGGCCGGCGCCGGTCCCGTGGACGACTGCGTCGCCGAGTTGCAGCACAGCCTCCGGCTCTTCGACGAACTGGCGGAGTACCGCGGCTCCGCGATGGCGCTGGCCAACCTGAGCCACGTGCTCGACCTGCTCGGCGAGTACCAGGAAGCGATCCACTGCGGCGAACACGCGCTCCGGACCTACCAGAAACTCGACGACCCTCTCGGCGAAGCGCTGGCCTACTTCAACATCGGCAACTCCGAGGGGAAGCTGGGCAGGGCCGCGGCCCAGCGGGCGGCGTACGACAGATCCATTGCCCTGAGCATCGATCACCGGTCCGACCACCACCTGGCGATCGCCCTGCTCGGCTCCGGCGTCGCCTACCGCGAGACCGGCGACCTCCCGGCGGCGATCGACCAGCTCGGTCAGGCGGTGAGCAAGTTCCGCGCCCTCAACGACCAAGTGCAGCTGGCCGAATCCCTCGATGAACTCGGCACCACCCACCACCTGCTGGGCGATAGGCAGACCGCGATCGCCCACCACGAAGAAGCGCTGGCCATCAGCACCCAGTACGACGACGGCCGACGCCGTACGCTGATCCTCGAACATCTCGCCCGCGGCGACTAG
- a CDS encoding elongation factor G, with translation MGILAHVDAGKTSLTERLLYAAGVIDHVGRVDDGNTRTDSMELERRRGITIRSAVVSFELGDLTVNLIDTPGHSDFIAEVERALSVLDGAVLVISAVEGVQVQTRLLMRTLGRLRIPTLLFVNKIDRMGARYDELLADIARLLTPAAVPMGSVAGLGTRTARYWPFPPVRPALGELLANGNDIFCAGYLDDLLGEDDYRRELSEQVRRARVHPVYFGSAMTGEGVADLIDGIREWLPRATGRPAEPLRASVFKVERGTAGERIASARVFAGQLHARQPIDVHRGSTQYEVKPTAVRVFERGGTRPVECAEAGRIVALRGLKQVQIGDQLGTPTGPDAHLFAPPTLETAVLAADRVKLFQALQQLAEQDPLIRVRKNPFGQLSVNLYGEVQKEVIASLLQDEYGLAVTFSETTPIHIERPVRIGTAVRGIGDPGNPWCAAVGFRVSPAPVGTGIGYRMEVELGALPRAFHNAIEETARAALEQGLSGWEVLDCRVDLIHTRYSAPVTVAADFRRLVPLVLMQALQQAGTRVYEPVNSFELELPPDAVSSVISKLAEAGATLENTVVAPERTTLTGLIPASRVHSFEAQLPGLTHGEGVLLAVFSGYHPVPGHPPVRPRTDGNPLNHGEYLLHLNQSS, from the coding sequence ATGGGCATTCTGGCGCATGTCGACGCCGGTAAGACCAGCCTGACCGAACGCCTGCTGTACGCCGCCGGCGTGATCGACCACGTCGGCCGCGTGGACGACGGCAACACCCGCACCGACTCGATGGAGCTCGAACGCCGGCGCGGGATCACCATCCGCTCGGCCGTGGTCTCGTTCGAGCTCGGCGACCTGACGGTCAACCTGATCGACACCCCGGGCCACTCCGACTTCATCGCCGAGGTCGAGCGCGCGCTGTCCGTGCTGGACGGCGCCGTGCTGGTGATCTCGGCGGTCGAGGGCGTTCAGGTGCAGACCCGGTTGCTGATGCGCACGCTCGGCCGCCTGCGCATCCCGACTTTGCTGTTCGTGAACAAGATCGACCGGATGGGCGCCCGGTACGACGAGCTGCTCGCCGACATCGCCCGGCTCCTCACCCCGGCCGCGGTGCCGATGGGCTCGGTGGCCGGCCTCGGCACGCGCACGGCGCGGTACTGGCCGTTTCCGCCCGTGCGGCCGGCGCTGGGTGAGTTGCTTGCTAATGGCAACGACATCTTCTGCGCGGGCTACCTCGACGACCTGCTCGGCGAAGACGACTACCGCCGTGAGCTGTCCGAGCAGGTACGCCGTGCGCGGGTGCATCCCGTGTACTTCGGCTCGGCCATGACCGGTGAAGGTGTCGCCGACCTGATCGACGGCATCCGAGAGTGGTTGCCGCGAGCAACCGGACGGCCGGCTGAACCGTTGCGCGCCTCGGTTTTCAAGGTCGAGCGCGGTACGGCGGGGGAGCGGATCGCGTCGGCCCGGGTGTTCGCCGGTCAGCTGCACGCGCGGCAGCCGATCGACGTGCACCGCGGCAGCACGCAGTACGAGGTGAAGCCGACGGCGGTCCGCGTCTTCGAGCGAGGTGGGACGCGCCCGGTCGAGTGCGCGGAAGCCGGCCGGATCGTCGCGCTCCGAGGGCTCAAGCAGGTGCAGATCGGCGACCAGCTCGGGACGCCGACCGGCCCGGACGCTCACCTCTTCGCCCCACCCACGCTGGAGACCGCCGTCCTCGCGGCGGATCGGGTCAAGCTCTTCCAGGCGCTGCAGCAGCTGGCCGAGCAGGACCCGCTGATCCGGGTTCGCAAGAACCCGTTCGGGCAGCTCTCGGTGAACCTCTACGGCGAGGTTCAGAAGGAGGTGATCGCGTCGCTGCTGCAGGACGAGTACGGGCTCGCGGTCACCTTCAGTGAGACGACGCCGATCCACATCGAACGCCCGGTCCGCATCGGTACGGCGGTTCGCGGGATCGGTGACCCCGGCAATCCGTGGTGCGCGGCCGTCGGCTTCCGCGTCTCGCCTGCCCCGGTCGGTACAGGAATCGGCTACCGGATGGAGGTCGAGCTCGGCGCCCTGCCGCGAGCGTTCCACAACGCGATCGAGGAGACTGCGCGAGCCGCTCTCGAGCAGGGCCTGTCCGGCTGGGAGGTGCTCGACTGCCGGGTCGACCTCATCCACACCCGGTACTCCGCGCCGGTGACGGTTGCCGCGGACTTCCGGCGTCTTGTGCCGCTGGTGCTCATGCAAGCGCTTCAACAGGCGGGCACCCGGGTCTACGAGCCGGTCAACAGCTTCGAGCTGGAGCTGCCACCCGACGCCGTCTCATCGGTCATCTCCAAGCTCGCCGAGGCGGGCGCGACCCTGGAGAACACTGTGGTCGCGCCGGAGCGAACGACCCTGACCGGCCTGATCCCCGCCAGCCGGGTGCACTCCTTCGAGGCACAGCTGCCCGGCCTCACTCACGGTGAAGGTGTCCTACTCGCTGTCTTCAGCGGCTACCATCCGGTCCCTGGACACCCGCCGGTCCGTCCCCGCACGGACGGCAACCCGCTGAACCACGGCGAATACCTGCTCCACCTGAACCAGTCGAGCTGA